The Arachis hypogaea cultivar Tifrunner chromosome 14, arahy.Tifrunner.gnm2.J5K5, whole genome shotgun sequence DNA window GTTAGATGACGGTTCTTAACTATCAAGTTCCCGTGAAGACAACTGCATTGAGTTGTCACCTTATATGCTATcattaagaaaggaaaaaaatggaCATATGCGAGCAGACACAAgcgaattattaaattataaatcataaaaatatgcACTGAATGCAATACCTTCAGAATGATAAGGAGGGGGGAAAAACTGCAAATAGCAAAATGTAGCTACTATAAGACCTGAAATAAGAATCATTCGGAGAGTCAAGGCAGGCACCAACAGTTGTAAGTAGTATTTTCATCTCTCTTTTGGGAAACTTAAGATGCATAGTTAAATTACTGATCATTATAACTACTGATATACCTAGAAGACCTCCGGCAAACACATCCTCCCAGTGGTGCCAATAATCATCAACTCGAGAAATACCAACGAGCGACGCAAAAAGTAGAGGTAGAAAAACAAGGCAAAGTTTCGCTACATGGCCTGCGCGGTCAAATGCTTTAATTTTCCCAGATAAGTACAATGATAAGAACCCTAGACCAGCAAATGAccctgaaaaaaaaaacaacaaatgaactaaaaatttcagaaaattattTGAATGGAGTTATACTTTTTCCACTATTCACAATGCTACATACATGAAGTATGGCCACTTGGGAAGCTCTTATGTCCTTCCTTTATGATGTTCTTGTCACCATGGCATACTACATTTCCCAAAGTATCATAAACCTAACAAGAAGCTGTTTATCAGAGATACAGCAGCCATAAAGAATTGGTGGATGCTATAGATTTACTCGTGTTGATGTGGAAAACCATTCACCAAAACAATCACTTAAGACCTAAAATTCAAGAAGGACATACATCCTTTCCGTCTGGGAAACATCGCCAAAAGAAGTCTGGTCGAGGTCGACCAACTGCGTCCTTTATTGCATCAGTGATTACTGCTGTTACCAAAACGGAGAATAACAGACCTGCAGAAGCAAACGATTTCCTATCATTGGCTCTAGCTGTTTCTAAGGAATTTAATAAATCAGTGTAGTTCAAAAATCAATACCCAGTATGGCATGGTGAAGATCATAGACATCTCTCCTTCGGATATAGACAACAAGAAAGATCACCATAGGCAATAAAACTGCATATAACTAACCATGCCAAGATAATGAATAACAATGTAGCCTTGTTAGCATGTGTATTCAAGAAAAATATGTATGATGTTAAGCTTTAAACTTACAGGAACGGCCCAAACAGGGACTGTATTACTCTTGAGTGGATATTTGAGGTCAGTCATCATATCCTTCCCGACATAGCGATAGAAAGGATGGATAATGTCCAGGATGGCCACAATCAACACAAGGAGCAATAGGATGAGCCAATCATGCTTGTGTGTTCTCGCAACTGCATATCCATGAGAACTCACAGTATGTGAACCAAGCTGGACTTCCCTCACTCTGAGTTCCTAGAGCAAacaaaatcgtgattgttcattagAAGAACGCCGAAGCTAAACTACCAAATGTTTGTTTAATACACACCAA harbors:
- the LOC112798212 gene encoding putative lipid phosphate phosphatase 3, chloroplastic isoform X1, with the protein product MPRISAAAGAHFSSVNLPLIDTNGEELRVREVQLGSHTVSSHGYAVARTHKHDWLILLLLVLIVAILDIIHPFYRYVGKDMMTDLKYPLKSNTVPVWAVPLYAVLLPMVIFLVVYIRRRDVYDLHHAILGLLFSVLVTAVITDAIKDAVGRPRPDFFWRCFPDGKDVYDTLGNVVCHGDKNIIKEGHKSFPSGHTSWSFAGLGFLSLYLSGKIKAFDRAGHVAKLCLVFLPLLFASLVGISRVDDYWHHWEDVFAGGLLGLIVATFCYLQFFPPPYHSEGWGPYAYFKMLEEAGGMTQAHSAQNVGQQGQSTESQAENNHGCMGLTLARNQSSTFNDIESGTR
- the LOC112798212 gene encoding putative lipid phosphate phosphatase 3, chloroplastic isoform X2, whose protein sequence is MALSDFIAFFRFQYLTTRLQELRVREVQLGSHTVSSHGYAVARTHKHDWLILLLLVLIVAILDIIHPFYRYVGKDMMTDLKYPLKSNTVPVWAVPLYAVLLPMVIFLVVYIRRRDVYDLHHAILGLLFSVLVTAVITDAIKDAVGRPRPDFFWRCFPDGKDVYDTLGNVVCHGDKNIIKEGHKSFPSGHTSWSFAGLGFLSLYLSGKIKAFDRAGHVAKLCLVFLPLLFASLVGISRVDDYWHHWEDVFAGGLLGLIVATFCYLQFFPPPYHSEGWGPYAYFKMLEEAGGMTQAHSAQNVGQQGQSTESQAENNHGCMGLTLARNQSSTFNDIESGTR